Genomic window (uncultured Fibrobacter sp.):
ATGAAACCGAATCAGCGCCGGAATAATCTCAGCCCCCAAAAAACATAAACATTGTGGCTTAGAAGCAAAACACAAAAAAAGCGGCCATCGAGGCCGCTCAAATTTGCTTAAGTATACAAACTACAACTCACGGATCTTTTTTTCAGAAAGGCCGGTATTTCGCACAATTATTTCCATCGGAACGCCATCTTTCAGCAAACCCTTCGCGATTTCTTCCGCTTTATCCATGGCTCCTTCATAGCGTTCCATGGCTTTGTCATAGTCGCTCATGTCTACTGTCATAAGATACCTCGAACTGAAATTACATAATTTCACCTCGTTTTGCAATACCTTGAACACGGGGTCATTTGCAAATTCGCTGAAATCGGCTTCTCGATTCAATGTATCGATGGCGCGGAGCCATTGTGCAAGGCGGCTGCTGTCGTCCGCAAAACGTTCGGCATCCTTGAAGAATTTCTCCACCTCAATCAGTGTTACTGTCTGCCGGTCAAAATAGACCTGCTGTTCCTGATTGCGCAGCTGTACTGTATGGCGGTAGTTTGCAGATTCGGGGAACGCATTGAAGAACTGGAATCCGATCACGTTCAGGTTTTCGAGTTGAGGCTCTTTCCCTTTCCTTGCCATGTTGCTTGTAAGACGAGCCACGTAGAGGACTAAGCGATCTCTAAACACTCTCTTGTCTTCGTGCTGAACCTCGATAGATATTCGGTCCCGAGGAACATCGCCATCGCGGTCGTTCGTCAGGAGAATGTCCGGCTCTGCGCTTCGGTAGCCAAGTTCGCCGGGGATGAACGGGTTTACGAGTTTCGGGTTCATGATGCGGTCGGAGCCGATGAGGCCCAGGGCCGCGTTCACGAGATCCGTCGTGAGCATGATGTTCTTTTCGCTTGCGAGAATTTTCTTGATGCATCCGTCGTTGTAGAAGTACACGTTTTTGTGCTCGTACTCCTTGACGAATGCGTCAATATCCCCGCCGTTGTTGCTCGTTTCCCTCAGTTTCCCGAGGAACTGCGCGAATTCTTCTCGAATCATATGTCTTTTCCATTCCGGAACGCGCCGGTTCGCAAACGGACGAAAATCCGTCTGTGCTTATAGACGTTTTTACGGCGGTTTTTATCCGGGCCGGAATGAAATTTTTTTATGTAAAGTTTAGCCTAATTTCTTCAGTATTGCGGCGGCTTTCACGAACTGCTGCTTCACGGACTTGGGACCGGTACCGCCTTCGATGTTACGGCGGGAAACGCTGTATTCGAAGGTGAGGGTCTTCTTCATCTGTTTCACGTTCGGGACGCCGGCGCTGGCCCAGGCCTCGTCACTGAGGTCCGTGAATTCGAGGCCTTGGCGGGCGGCTTCGCCGACCAGGCTACCGACCACGTGGTGGGCGTCGCGGAACGGCACGCCGGATTCGACCAGAAGATCGGCGAGGTCGGTAGCCAGCAGCGCCGGCAGCATCTTCGCGTGCATCTTGTCGAAATTGAAACGTGCGCTTTCCAAGGCTTCTTTCATGACGCGGAGAATCACCTTCACGTTATGGACGGAGTCGAAAACCGGTTCCTTGTCTTCTTGCAGGTCGCGGCTGTAGCTGAGCGGGGCTCCCTTCACCAGAGTGTAGAGGGCGCTGAAGTTGCCGAGCATGCGGCCAGACTTACCACGAATCAGTTCCATGGAGTCGGGGTTCTTCTTCTGCGGCATCATCGAGGAACCGCTAGAGAATGCGTCGTGCAAGGTGAGGTAGCCGAATTCGCTGGTGCTCCAGTTCACGAAATCTTCGGCGTAGCGGCTCATCGTGTTTGCGATAATGGCGAGGTCGGCCTCGAATTCGAGCATCATGTCGCGATGGCTCACGGCGTCGATGCTGTTCGGGCTCACGCCATTAAAACCGAGTTCCTTGGCCACCAAGGCGCGGTGGTACGGGAAGGCGGAACCGGCCATGGCACCGCTACCGAGCGGGAGTTCGCTGTGCAGTTCCAGGAAGTTGTCGAGGCGCTTCACGTCGCGGCTCACGGCGAA
Coding sequences:
- a CDS encoding Rpn family recombination-promoting nuclease/putative transposase, which translates into the protein MIREEFAQFLGKLRETSNNGGDIDAFVKEYEHKNVYFYNDGCIKKILASEKNIMLTTDLVNAALGLIGSDRIMNPKLVNPFIPGELGYRSAEPDILLTNDRDGDVPRDRISIEVQHEDKRVFRDRLVLYVARLTSNMARKGKEPQLENLNVIGFQFFNAFPESANYRHTVQLRNQEQQVYFDRQTVTLIEVEKFFKDAERFADDSSRLAQWLRAIDTLNREADFSEFANDPVFKVLQNEVKLCNFSSRYLMTVDMSDYDKAMERYEGAMDKAEEIAKGLLKDGVPMEIIVRNTGLSEKKIREL
- the argH gene encoding argininosuccinate lyase, producing MAKTSAKKTEKKGTQTNMWTGRFASGMAQSMVDLSFSLQFDAELIEEDIEGSIGHGKGLVESGVLSKADYKKICDGLASILKDYKAGKNLWQESDEDIHMAVERVLTERIGALGKKIHTGRSRNDQVCTDFKLYMRHRAAEIRALEVSLMETVLDLAKKYFGKMMPGYTHLQQAQPIYFSHYLMSMFFAVSRDVKRLDNFLELHSELPLGSGAMAGSAFPYHRALVAKELGFNGVSPNSIDAVSHRDMMLEFEADLAIIANTMSRYAEDFVNWSTSEFGYLTLHDAFSSGSSMMPQKKNPDSMELIRGKSGRMLGNFSALYTLVKGAPLSYSRDLQEDKEPVFDSVHNVKVILRVMKEALESARFNFDKMHAKMLPALLATDLADLLVESGVPFRDAHHVVGSLVGEAARQGLEFTDLSDEAWASAGVPNVKQMKKTLTFEYSVSRRNIEGGTGPKSVKQQFVKAAAILKKLG